The DNA segment TGATTTTGAAGTGAATTTCGATCACTACGTTGAATTGCTCATTATTATAAACCCTTCTATGGCAACTTTTATTTCGAATGAAGCAACTTTTGCTCTGACTGGGGCAACTTTTGCTCCGAATGAAGCAACTTTTGCTCTGACTGAAGCAACTTCTGCTCTGACTGGCGCAACTAACCAATTGTCTCCTAATTATAACAAGAAAGAGCCATTCCTTTGTGATGCCTCTTTTTCCAGCAATCTGTGAATATGTTTTTGTTATTCCCCAAAGCGCTATTTTCCTTCATAATAGAAAGAAACCATTAATGGAGGGTTCGCATGATTGTCTATTTCTTAGCGAGCTATTTATTTGGTAATGTTCTAACAGCGTGGTGGATTGGAAAATACTACAACATCGACTTACGCAGCCATCGTAGTGGAAATTTAGGTGCTCGTAATGCTGGAGCAGTGATTGGAAAAGCAGCATTTCTTTTGACATTTTTAGGTGACGCTTTGAAGGGTGTGCTCGTTATTTTAGCTGGACGCTATCTCGGCTATCCGGAATGGGCAGTTGCTATGGGTGGATTGCTTGTAATTTGTGGTCATTTGTTTCCATTTTGGTTAAAAGGAAAAGGTGGTAAAGGAATTGCTACTTTCGTTGGTATCGGACTCACTTTTAACATTTTATTTGCTATTGCTTTTAGTGTTGCATTTTTCCTTGTTATTCCATTCATTCGGAGTGCGACTCTCAGTATGATTTTTGCATACTGTGCTTATATTGGTTCAGTCTTCTATTTTAATGAAGTACATCATGCTTGGCCAATACTGATTGTCATCTTACTCATAATGTATCGTCATCGGTTTGACTTCAAACAATCTTTTGATGAAAAAAAATGGAAACACGCTTAAAATTCATTATATTTTCAATAGCTTTATCTACAATGAAACCTAAGACCTTCGCTTGAAAATACTTTTCATGATATAATATAAAATAGTCAAAATCTTTAATTAAAGATAGGATGTTTAATTGATGACAAAAAAACCAATTGCTTGGGTTGTCGATAGTACCGCTTATGTTAGCGATATACTTGCTGCCCACCCTGATGTTCATGTTGTTCCACTAACCATTCATTTTGGACAAGAACAATATGCTGATGGAATAGATTTAACATCTGAACAGCTGTATGAACGCATTCGAAAAGCAGAAGAATTCCCAAAAACTTCACAACCAGCAGCTGGGGAATTTTCCAAGTTATACGAAAAAATTAGTGAAAATTATGAAGCGATTATTGCTGTACATGTCTCTGCACAGTTGA comes from the Paenisporosarcina antarctica genome and includes:
- a CDS encoding glycerol-3-phosphate acyltransferase, with protein sequence MIVYFLASYLFGNVLTAWWIGKYYNIDLRSHRSGNLGARNAGAVIGKAAFLLTFLGDALKGVLVILAGRYLGYPEWAVAMGGLLVICGHLFPFWLKGKGGKGIATFVGIGLTFNILFAIAFSVAFFLVIPFIRSATLSMIFAYCAYIGSVFYFNEVHHAWPILIVILLIMYRHRFDFKQSFDEKKWKHA